A part of bacterium genomic DNA contains:
- a CDS encoding PDDEXK nuclease domain-containing protein: MNWYDRTQREIHEEPTVGIALCSRKNDAVVRMTLPEGEKRILAARYEVLLPSAAELEAVVQKGRQAAMVRR, from the coding sequence GTGAACTGGTACGACCGCACCCAACGTGAGATTCACGAGGAGCCGACCGTCGGTATCGCGCTGTGTTCGCGTAAGAACGACGCGGTCGTGCGCATGACGTTGCCGGAAGGGGAGAAACGGATCCTGGCGGCGCGGTATGAGGTGCTGTTGCCGAGCGCAGCTGAACTTGAGGCTGTGGTTCAAAAGGGCAGACAGGCGGCGATGGTTAGGCGCTGA